The genomic segment GAAGAGAGCAAACAGAGCGACGGGGAACAGAGCGAGCCCTAGCCCACTTTCTTCCGACGCCCCTTGAGGAAATCCACCAGCAGGTACTCGCCCAGGCGGTCGGGGTGGGTGTAGAAGGCGCGGCCCTTGTTGATGCGCGAGAGTTCGTTGATGAAGCCCACCAGCGCGGGCGAGTCATCGAGCATGAAGGTGTTGATGCGGACGTCCTTCTCGGTAAGGCGCCGCACCTCTTTGAGCGTCTCGTAGGAAGCGCGCGGGCTGATGCCGCCAAAATCCCACGGCCACTCGACGAGCAGCTCGCCCTTGAGCGTGTAGGCCGTGGGCTGGCCGTCGGTGACCAGAATGATCTGCTTGTTGGCGTTCTTGTGTTTGGCCAGCAGCCGGTCGGCCACGCGCAGCCCGTCCTGCAGGTTGGTGAAGGGGTCGCCGGAGTTCCAGATGATCTCGGGCAGCTCTTTGAGGGAAAGCTCGCGCGCGCGGGTATAGAAACCCACCGTGTAGAAGTGGTCGTTGGGAAAGCGCGTGCGGATGAGATGCGAGAGCGCCAGCGCGACCTTCTTCGCCGCCGGGAATCTTCCCTCCCAGCTCATCGACCAGCTCATGTCGACCAGCATCACCGTCGCGGTCTGCGAGGTGTGCTCGACCTCGTGGACTTCAAAATCGCCCTGCTCGAACTGCAGCGGAATGCCCCCGCCGCGGCTGGTGAGCGCGTTCATGAACGTGCGCGGCAGGTTCACGTGGAAGGCGTCGCCGTACTGGTAGGGCTTGCTGCTCTCGGGGAGAATCCGGCCCACGCCGCGCTCGCGTGTCTCGTGGGGGCCGAGCTGGTCCTTGCTCAGGTCGGCATAAAGGTCGTCGAGGGCCTTGGCCCCGATGCGGCGCATACCCTTGGGGGTGAGCTCCGGGCCGCCCATGCCTTCGCCCAGCAGGCCCGCATCGCGCAGCGAATCGCCCATGTTCATCAGAATGACCAGTGACTCGAACCCCTCTTCGGAGAGCAATTCCGAGAGCTGGTCGAGGTCCATCATCTGGAAGTCACCCTGTTCGAGGGCGCGTTCCATGTTCTGCATCTGGTTGAACTGGCTGACCATGTCGGCGGCATTTTCGAAATCCAGGGATTCCTCGCCGGTGAACTGGTTCTGATAGCGGTTGCGAAAATTCTCCACGTCGCGAATCTGGTCGCGCTTTGACTTGAGATCCTCATAGATCTCACGGGCGCGTTCATCGAGGAAGTCGTAGTCTTCGAGCGCGTCGATTGCCGCGCTGGGAGTGGCGGGCAGGTTTTCGAGGAACTGCTCGCGCCGGGTGCGATCGGATTCATCGAGATCCGGGCGCTGGTGGAGGGTCTGGCTCTCGAAGTTGCGGATGTCCTCGAGCGCCTGCTTGATCTCGTCGAGGGAGTTGTCGAGGTTGTACTTCTCGAACATCTCCTGGCGCTGCTTGCGCAGCTCGTGGGCCAGTTCATTGAGTC from the Chrysiogenia bacterium genome contains:
- a CDS encoding VWA domain-containing protein; this translates as MRIFRYSKWDGSQFEYDPDATPGTKPGAASREDVKDFFQELSNNLIHGFSTQEALDWMMRNGFEMPSRQMRVMGLNELAHELRKQRQEMFEKYNLDNSLDEIKQALEDIRNFESQTLHQRPDLDESDRTRREQFLENLPATPSAAIDALEDYDFLDERAREIYEDLKSKRDQIRDVENFRNRYQNQFTGEESLDFENAADMVSQFNQMQNMERALEQGDFQMMDLDQLSELLSEEGFESLVILMNMGDSLRDAGLLGEGMGGPELTPKGMRRIGAKALDDLYADLSKDQLGPHETRERGVGRILPESSKPYQYGDAFHVNLPRTFMNALTSRGGGIPLQFEQGDFEVHEVEHTSQTATVMLVDMSWSMSWEGRFPAAKKVALALSHLIRTRFPNDHFYTVGFYTRARELSLKELPEIIWNSGDPFTNLQDGLRVADRLLAKHKNANKQIILVTDGQPTAYTLKGELLVEWPWDFGGISPRASYETLKEVRRLTEKDVRINTFMLDDSPALVGFINELSRINKGRAFYTHPDRLGEYLLVDFLKGRRKKVG